CACGCCAGGGGAGGGTTGGGGAGGGGGGGGCTCCCCCCCCTCCCAAAGTCCACCCCCGGTGTGGGGGAGGGTTGGGGTGGGGGCTAGCATGCAAGTCAAATCACGCCGTCCTTCCTGAGCTCAGCAATCTCCCCTGCGTTCAGCCCGAGCTCGTCCAAGACGGCATCCGTATCCGCACCCATGGCGGGCGGCGGCACCGTGATCGCGGCCGAGCCCCGGGAGAGGCGGAAGGGTGCCAGCGGCACTCTGACGGGCTGCCCGCGTGAATCCTCGATCGGCAGCCTCGCGGTTACCGGGCGCTCCTGGGCTTCGGCCAGCGCCAGAGCCTCGTTGATCGTGCGCACCCGCTCGGCCGGGATGCTCAGCTCGTGGAACCAGTCTTCCCACGCCGCCGCCGTCTTCGCCTTGAGACGCTCGGCCAGCAGGGCGCGCATGGCGGAGGCGTGCCGGGCCATGTCGGTCCAGCTCGACAGACGCGCCAGATCCGGCCGCTCGAAGGCCAGCCACAGGCGTTCATGCTGGCGGCGGTTGAAGGCGCCCAGCATCAACAGGCCGTCGGCGGTCTCATAGCAGCCGAGCCCGGCTTCGCTCTGCTCGTTGCCCCTGGGTTTCGGCGGCGGCGCTCCGGCATGGGCGGCGGTCACTTGCGTGCCCATCAGCATGAGTGCCGCATCGAGCATGGCGCAGTCGATCCACACTCCCTCGCCAGTGCGCGAGCGCTGCTGGAGTGCTGCCGCGATGGCGAAGGCGGCCGCCATGCCGGCGGCATAGTCGACGATGGAGGCGCCGACCTTCATCGGCGAGGCCGCTTCGGTGCCGGTCATCGCCATCAGCCCCGAAGCCGCCTGCACCACATTGTCGTAGGCATTGACCGCCGAGCGCGGGCCACCCTGACCGTAGCCGGTGAGCGAGCAATAGACGAGGCGGGGATTGAGACGGCGGAGATCGCTATAGCCGAGGCCGAGCGACGCCAGCGCCCCCGCCCGGTAGTTCTCCACCAGCACATCGGCGCGCTCCGCCAGGCGGCGCAGAATGCGGCGCCCCGCCTCGGTCTTGAGATCGAGCGTGATCGCCCGCTTGTTCGCACCTTGGGTCAGGTAGTTGATACCCATCAGCCGCTCGTTCAGCGTCTGATCGGGCCCACGGCCGCGCACCGGATCGGGCTCTCCCGGCGGTTCGATCTTGATCGTCTCGGCACCATGCACCGCCAGCATGTAGGTGGCGAACGGCCCCGCCAGCACATGGGTCAGATCCAACACGCGCAGGCCGGAGAACGGACGATCCATGATGGCGGCACTCCGGCATCAAGCGTCCCGCCCCTGAAATTCGCCGGCGAATTTCAGGGATAAGCGGGCCGCTAACCCATTAAAACTCGTGTGATTCAGATTCCGAAGTTCGCAGGCGAACTTCGGAATCATCACACGAGCGTCCCATCAGTATAGGCTGCTGGCGCCCTGCGCCGCACGGGGCTAGCCTCGCGGGCATGGCTCGCTCAAATCAGCCGCGCTATACGCCGGAGGCCACCATCGGCCCGTTCTTCCCGGGCGTCTTCGGGGAGGCAGGGGCCAAGCATGCGGCGCTCATCTCGCCCCTCCTCTGGCATCGGCCTGAAGGCCAGCTCGTGCAGATCTCCGGGCGCTTTCTCGATGCCGATGGCAAGGGCGTCCGAAGCGTCATCCTCGAGATCTGGCAGGCCGACGGCGCCGGTCGCTATCGCCATCCATTGACGCCCGAGCCCGGCCTCGTCGATCCGCAGTTCGACGGTTTCGCACGCCTGCGCTCCGATGCCGCCGGAGGCTACCGGCTGACGACGATCCGCCCGGGGGCGTATGCAACGAGGCCCGGAGGCGCCAATCGCCGCGCCCCGCATCTCCGCTTCACCATCTTCGCTTCCGGCATCGACCGGCTGGTGACGGAGATGTTCTTCGAGGACGATGCCGACAATGCCGCCGACCCGCTCCTGCAAAGCCTGGATGCGAGCATGCGCCGGAGATTGATCGCCAGGCGCCGCCCGAGCGAGGATCGCGACGGCACCATCGCCTATGGCTTCGACGTCGTCATGCGCGGCGAGACGGAGACGCCGTTCCTGGACGATTGGTCGTGACGCGGACGGCCGGACAACATCTCCGCCCGCTCACCGTCGTCGGCAACGATCGGGAGAGCGAAACGCGCACGCCGGCACGAGCCCTCCATCCGATCCCGCCCGATGCGCTGGATGCCTATTCGCCGTGCCCGCCCTTGCCGTCCTTCAGGCTCGGCGGCGAGGCGGACCTCACCCGCATCGCACCGGGTCGGCCGCCAGCGGACGGCACCAAGATTCGGATCTCCGGGCGCATCCTCGACGGCGACGAGCGGCCGGCGAGGCGCGTCCTCATGGAGATCTGGAACTGCAACGCTTATGGCCGCTATTCGCACACCGATGATGTCGGCAGCAAGGAGGCCAAGCTCGACCCGAACTTCCATGGCTTCGGGCGCCTGATGACGGATGACGACGGGCGCTTTTGCTTCTGGACGATCAAGCCCGCCGCCTATATCGCCCGCCCGGACATCGGCTGGTGGCGACCGCCGCATGTGCATTATTCCATCCTCGGCGGCGGTGTCAGGCTGGTGACGCAGATGTACTTCCCCGGCGACGCCTTGAACGAGCGCGACTTCATCTACCTCGCCATTCCCGAGCCCGACCGGCCCTTGGCGCTGGCGATACCGGCGGGCGCGGAGGCGGGCGTGCCGGGCTTTCGCTTCGACATGGTGGTGCGCGGCCGCCATCAGACGCCGCCGGATCGGGATTGATTGGGATCGATGCGGGTGCGCGGCGGACCGAGCGACATCGTGGAGCGACTCATTAGAGAATCGTAAATGAGACCTGCGCGAGACTCGCAAGCATGACGGGAAGCATCCCGAGAGAACGGCTTGAAGCCGAGCGCGACACCTCGCTTTGGCACAAGAAGCTGCAGGCTCTCCACGCCTATTGGCGGAGCCTCTGCCGCGGCGAGCTGCTGCCGAGGCGGCACGAGATCGATCCCGTGGCGATCCCGCATCTGCTCGACAGCCTGTATCTCATCAACATCGAGCGCGAGCCGCTCGCCTTCCGCTATCGGCTCATCGGCACCAAGCTCGTGGACTATCGCGGCCGGGAGCTGAAAGGGCTCACCATGGAGGAGGCCCATGCCGAGTTCGCGACCAGCGCCGCCAGGCAGCACTATGTGGATCTTGCCGAATCCGGCGCGCTGCAATGGCGGAAGGGTCCGGTGCAGTTCAACTGGGGGCAAGGACGCGCCACGATCGAAAGGCTGCTGCTGCCGCTGGCAAGCGACGGTCGCATTCCCGACTGCATCATCGGCATGTCGGTGTTCAGCGACGAGCGCGGCCGCGAGACTTAATCGCTCTATCGCTCGACCACGATGCTCTCGCGGGCGATTTCGACCTCGATGTCGGGGAGACCCTGCTCCAGCGCCCAGGCTTGGAAGGTGCGGCGGATGATGAGCCGTGCGGTCACGGTGACGGGGAAGCGTTCGGGAACGGCGAGCGCGAAGCCATAGGCGGAAACATCGGTGGCGCCGCGGGCGAGCCGATTGTCCCAGGCGATGAAGGTCGGCCGCCAGTGGGGTGCGGGAAACAGCGGATCGAGATGCCGGTCGCCGAAATAGGTCAACCGATCCTGAAGGATCTTGGCGAAGGCCTTGCCGGGCAGGCCGGCCAAGGGCGGGACCGGCCCCTCTTCGGTGCCGCCCCATTCGGGCACCCGCTCGCCGGCGCTCTGCTGGAGGAGCCGCCCTTCGGCGTCCCGCGCCTCCAGCACGAGCAGCATGTGGCGCATCGGCGTCCCCGTCGGCAGATGATGGCCGGCGCCGGTGTTGGCGATGGCGACGGTCGCCGACACGTCGGCCCCGGCGTGGTCGGTGGTCGCGCGTCCGGCGGTCAGCCTGAAGTCGATTGCGCGGCGAACGAAGCCCGGGCTCAGGCTGTCGTGGAAGCGATGGCTGCTCAGGCCCTCAGGCGCACGGCGGATGATTTCCGGGCCGGCATCGGCAACCGTCTCGGCCTTGGCCGCGTTCAGCATGTGGCAGTCCTGGCAGTGGATCCCGCGAGCCGGCAGCTCGGTCTCCTGCCACTCCTTAAACTCCGAATAGGCTGGGATGCCCCAGAAGCCGCCATCGTGGCATATGCCGCAATAACGGCTGTCGCGGTAGACGGGGCTAAAGGCATCCCGACCGCGGGGCACGTCGTCGAGCGGACCCAGCACGAGCTGCGCCCCGCCGCCGGGGCGACGCAGGAGCGCGGCCTGCGCACCGATGCGGCCCTGGGCCGGGTCGGGATCGACCTCGGCGATCTTGTGGCAGAAGTCGCAGCCGATCCCTTCCCGCTCGACGCCGCTTGCAT
This region of Pseudomonadota bacterium genomic DNA includes:
- a CDS encoding CoA transferase; this encodes MDRPFSGLRVLDLTHVLAGPFATYMLAVHGAETIKIEPPGEPDPVRGRGPDQTLNERLMGINYLTQGANKRAITLDLKTEAGRRILRRLAERADVLVENYRAGALASLGLGYSDLRRLNPRLVYCSLTGYGQGGPRSAVNAYDNVVQAASGLMAMTGTEAASPMKVGASIVDYAAGMAAAFAIAAALQQRSRTGEGVWIDCAMLDAALMLMGTQVTAAHAGAPPPKPRGNEQSEAGLGCYETADGLLMLGAFNRRQHERLWLAFERPDLARLSSWTDMARHASAMRALLAERLKAKTAAAWEDWFHELSIPAERVRTINEALALAEAQERPVTARLPIEDSRGQPVRVPLAPFRLSRGSAAITVPPPAMGADTDAVLDELGLNAGEIAELRKDGVI
- the pcaG gene encoding protocatechuate 3,4-dioxygenase subunit alpha; the protein is MARSNQPRYTPEATIGPFFPGVFGEAGAKHAALISPLLWHRPEGQLVQISGRFLDADGKGVRSVILEIWQADGAGRYRHPLTPEPGLVDPQFDGFARLRSDAAGGYRLTTIRPGAYATRPGGANRRAPHLRFTIFASGIDRLVTEMFFEDDADNAADPLLQSLDASMRRRLIARRRPSEDRDGTIAYGFDVVMRGETETPFLDDWS
- a CDS encoding PAS domain-containing protein, which translates into the protein MTGSIPRERLEAERDTSLWHKKLQALHAYWRSLCRGELLPRRHEIDPVAIPHLLDSLYLINIEREPLAFRYRLIGTKLVDYRGRELKGLTMEEAHAEFATSAARQHYVDLAESGALQWRKGPVQFNWGQGRATIERLLLPLASDGRIPDCIIGMSVFSDERGRET